A genomic stretch from Candidatus Lernaella stagnicola includes:
- the metG gene encoding methionine--tRNA ligase translates to MSRRILVTCALPYANGSIHLGHLVEYLFADIWVRYLRMQGEDAIYICADDTHGTAIQVRALKEGTTPEDLIGRMYDEHVKDFADFQVAFDSYHSTNSPENQKWSARIYEAAKAKGLIARREVEQLFCPNDNMFLPDRFVRGTCPKCGAGDQYGDVCEECGTTYNAREVKQPKCSVCGTTPVVKSSEHLFFELGKLTDELLEWTGEDEHLQSEVRNYVNNWMTDGLRDWDISRDGPYFGFPIPGEENKYFYVWLDAPVGYIASTEHYCERVGKNVSDYWENPDTEIYHIIGKDIIYFHALFWPAMLMTADLTLPKQIAVHGFLRVEGEKMSKSRGTFVNARTYLDHLEPEYLRYYYAAKLSGQIEDIDLVFEDFINRVNAELVNKIANLASRSMSFVSKRLGGTLGEIPDDAQDMIAKAEAAGEEIAQAYDRRDLAAAVESITRLAEAGNLYLQEAAPWDAMKKGDEQRARDVCTAAVNLTKIITVYLKPVLPEYAKKVEDMLNLGDLQWSDARADLTGGHEIKPFQHLVERLEREKIDAIIEASVIPEEKTAPSSDFVPEPLSAEIEFDDFLKVDLRVARITAAEAVEGAKKLLRLTLDLGPLGTRSVFAGIAQHVENPESLVGKTIACVANLKPRQMKWGVSEAMITAATSKNTDGKGEHIALVEVPDGKPGERIS, encoded by the coding sequence ATGTCGCGTCGAATCCTTGTTACCTGCGCACTCCCATATGCCAACGGCAGTATTCACCTGGGCCATCTGGTGGAATACCTGTTTGCCGACATTTGGGTGCGCTACCTGCGAATGCAGGGGGAAGACGCGATCTATATCTGCGCCGATGACACGCACGGCACGGCGATTCAGGTGCGGGCGCTCAAGGAAGGAACGACGCCCGAGGATTTGATTGGGCGCATGTACGACGAGCACGTGAAGGATTTCGCCGATTTTCAGGTGGCTTTCGACAGCTACCACAGCACGAATTCACCGGAAAACCAAAAGTGGTCGGCCCGGATTTACGAAGCCGCCAAAGCCAAGGGCTTGATTGCCCGGCGCGAAGTCGAGCAGCTTTTCTGCCCCAACGACAACATGTTTTTGCCGGACCGCTTCGTCAGGGGAACGTGCCCGAAATGCGGGGCGGGCGACCAGTACGGCGATGTGTGCGAAGAGTGCGGCACGACCTACAACGCGCGCGAGGTCAAGCAGCCCAAGTGCTCGGTTTGCGGTACGACACCCGTGGTCAAAAGCAGCGAGCACCTGTTTTTCGAGTTGGGCAAACTGACCGATGAACTGCTTGAATGGACCGGCGAGGACGAGCACCTGCAATCGGAAGTGCGGAACTACGTCAATAACTGGATGACCGACGGCCTGCGCGACTGGGATATCAGCCGCGACGGTCCGTATTTCGGATTTCCCATTCCCGGTGAAGAGAATAAGTACTTCTACGTCTGGCTCGACGCGCCGGTCGGCTACATCGCGAGCACCGAGCATTACTGCGAGCGGGTCGGTAAAAACGTGAGCGATTACTGGGAGAATCCGGACACGGAGATCTACCACATCATCGGCAAAGACATCATTTACTTCCACGCCCTGTTTTGGCCGGCGATGCTGATGACGGCCGATTTGACGTTGCCCAAACAAATCGCCGTGCACGGCTTTTTGCGCGTGGAAGGCGAGAAAATGAGCAAGTCCCGCGGGACTTTCGTCAACGCCCGCACCTATTTGGACCACTTGGAGCCCGAATATTTGCGCTACTACTACGCGGCGAAGCTCTCGGGGCAGATCGAAGATATCGACCTCGTGTTTGAGGATTTCATCAACCGAGTGAACGCAGAGTTAGTGAACAAAATCGCCAACTTGGCCAGCCGGTCGATGAGCTTTGTGAGCAAACGCCTGGGCGGCACGCTCGGCGAGATCCCGGACGACGCCCAAGATATGATCGCCAAGGCGGAGGCGGCGGGAGAGGAAATTGCGCAAGCCTACGACCGGCGTGACCTGGCTGCGGCGGTCGAGTCGATCACGCGGCTGGCAGAGGCCGGAAATCTCTATTTGCAGGAAGCAGCCCCCTGGGACGCCATGAAAAAGGGCGACGAACAGCGCGCCCGGGATGTCTGTACCGCGGCGGTGAACCTGACGAAAATCATCACCGTGTACCTCAAACCCGTCTTGCCGGAATACGCGAAGAAGGTCGAGGACATGCTCAACCTCGGCGACCTACAATGGTCCGACGCGCGGGCCGACCTGACCGGCGGGCACGAGATCAAACCCTTCCAACATCTGGTGGAACGGCTGGAGCGCGAGAAGATCGACGCCATCATCGAGGCGAGCGTCATACCGGAAGAAAAAACGGCGCCGTCGAGCGATTTCGTCCCTGAGCCTTTGTCGGCCGAAATCGAATTCGATGATTTCCTTAAGGTCGACCTACGGGTGGCCCGCATCACGGCGGCTGAGGCGGTGGAAGGGGCGAAGAAATTGCTCCGGCTGACGCTCGATTTGGGGCCGCTGGGCACTCGCAGTGTGTTTGCCGGCATCGCGCAGCATGTCGAAAATCCGGAAAGCCTCGTCGGCAAGACCATCGCGTGCGTGGCCAACCTGAAACCGCGCCAGATGAAGTGGGGCGTTTCGGAGGCGATGATCACTGCCGCGACCAGTAAAAACACGGACGGCAAAGGCGAGCACATCGCCCTTGTCGAAGTGCCTGACGGTAAGCCCGGCGAGCGGATCAGCTAG
- the feoB gene encoding ferrous iron transport protein B, translated as MSESNGDRRVLRVVLAGNPNSGKTSIFNALTGSNQRVGNYPGITIEKKEGHFQDGGWDFRVLDLPGTYSLTAYSPEERIARREILRDDLDVVVVVADSTNLDRNLYLLLQVMELGGNAVLVLNMTDEAEAGGQRLDVPQMRALLGIPVVQTVGNRGRGVDELKQAVFKAVEQPTRGERLVYGEDFETPLARLADRIMPHLPREAPPSRWLAIKVIECDPEIERQLRDWTVADEGLLEEIKAQAAALAAEHQTDGPLFVADRRYSFIAGLLREVRVAEMRRDSRRASDSVDEVLVHRVLGIPIFFTMMYLLFWATFSVGEIPMHWIEAGFEMLTAAINSMWAPGQESVLRSLIVDGIIGGVGGVLVFLPNILILFFGLSLLEDTGYMSRAAFLMDRFMHRMGLHGKSFVPMLTGFGCSIPGIMACRTLDNERDRLTTMLVLPLMSCGARLPIYLLMVPAFFAAKWQAPMLWLLYFIGIGLAVVLAKLLRVTILAGDDAPFVMELPPYRLPTLKAITLKMWQRGWLYVRKAGTVILAISILLWLATAYPKVGPLENATPQQQAQAALEYSAAGHVGRLLEPVTSTMGADFRITTAMIGAFAAKEIFVAQMGIVFSLGESDETNESLREVLSRTYTPLQAFCVMLFLLIATPCMATVAVTRRESGSWKWAALQFWGLTFVGWLLATVVYQIGRMVL; from the coding sequence ATGAGCGAATCAAATGGGGATCGCCGAGTCTTGCGGGTGGTTTTGGCTGGGAACCCGAACTCCGGGAAGACCTCCATCTTCAACGCGTTGACCGGCTCCAATCAACGCGTGGGCAATTACCCCGGCATCACGATTGAGAAAAAGGAAGGCCACTTTCAGGATGGCGGCTGGGATTTTCGCGTGTTGGATTTACCCGGCACCTATAGCCTGACGGCGTACTCGCCCGAGGAACGCATCGCCCGGCGGGAAATTCTGCGCGACGACCTGGACGTGGTGGTCGTCGTGGCTGATTCCACGAACCTGGATCGGAATCTGTACCTGCTTTTGCAGGTGATGGAACTGGGCGGCAACGCCGTGTTGGTGCTCAACATGACTGATGAAGCCGAGGCCGGCGGTCAACGCCTGGATGTGCCGCAAATGCGGGCCTTGCTTGGCATACCGGTTGTGCAAACGGTCGGCAATCGCGGACGGGGCGTGGACGAACTCAAGCAGGCCGTTTTCAAGGCCGTGGAGCAACCGACTCGCGGCGAGCGCTTGGTCTACGGAGAGGATTTCGAGACGCCGCTGGCTCGGCTGGCCGACCGCATCATGCCGCACTTGCCGCGTGAGGCGCCGCCCTCGCGGTGGTTGGCGATCAAGGTCATCGAATGCGATCCGGAAATCGAGCGGCAACTTCGCGATTGGACTGTCGCTGACGAGGGCCTGCTAGAGGAAATCAAGGCGCAGGCGGCCGCGTTGGCGGCGGAGCATCAAACCGACGGCCCGTTGTTCGTGGCCGATCGCCGTTATTCCTTCATTGCCGGTTTGTTGCGAGAGGTTCGCGTGGCGGAAATGCGGCGCGATTCGCGGCGGGCGTCGGACTCGGTCGATGAAGTGTTGGTCCATCGGGTGTTGGGAATACCGATATTCTTCACGATGATGTACTTGCTGTTTTGGGCGACGTTTTCGGTTGGCGAAATTCCGATGCATTGGATCGAGGCCGGCTTTGAGATGTTGACGGCGGCGATTAACTCCATGTGGGCGCCGGGTCAAGAATCGGTGCTGCGGTCGCTGATCGTGGACGGAATCATTGGCGGCGTCGGGGGAGTGCTGGTCTTCCTGCCGAATATTCTGATTTTGTTCTTCGGCCTTTCCCTGTTGGAAGACACGGGATACATGTCCCGCGCGGCGTTTTTGATGGACCGCTTCATGCACCGGATGGGCCTGCACGGCAAGAGTTTCGTCCCCATGCTGACCGGCTTTGGGTGCAGCATCCCCGGCATCATGGCGTGTCGCACGCTGGACAACGAACGCGACCGCTTGACGACCATGTTGGTGCTGCCGCTGATGAGTTGCGGTGCCCGTTTGCCGATCTACCTGCTGATGGTGCCGGCGTTTTTTGCCGCGAAGTGGCAGGCGCCAATGCTGTGGCTGCTGTATTTCATCGGAATCGGGCTGGCGGTCGTGCTTGCCAAGCTGCTGCGAGTAACGATCTTAGCCGGCGACGACGCGCCTTTCGTGATGGAATTGCCTCCTTATCGCTTGCCGACGCTAAAGGCCATCACGCTGAAAATGTGGCAGCGAGGTTGGCTGTACGTGCGCAAAGCCGGCACGGTGATTTTGGCGATTTCCATTCTGTTGTGGCTGGCCACGGCGTATCCGAAAGTCGGACCACTGGAAAACGCCACTCCGCAACAGCAAGCTCAGGCTGCGTTGGAATACAGCGCGGCGGGCCATGTCGGTCGGTTGCTCGAACCGGTCACCTCGACAATGGGCGCGGACTTTCGCATTACGACCGCCATGATCGGAGCGTTCGCGGCGAAGGAGATATTCGTGGCGCAGATGGGCATTGTGTTCTCGCTGGGCGAAAGCGACGAAACAAACGAGTCGCTGCGTGAGGTGTTATCGCGAACCTATACGCCTCTGCAAGCGTTTTGCGTGATGCTGTTTCTGCTGATTGCCACGCCGTGCATGGCGACGGTGGCGGTGACGCGCCGGGAGTCGGGTTCGTGGAAATGGGCGGCGCTGCAATTCTGGGGTTTGACATTCGTAGGGTGGCTGTTGGCCACGGTGGTCTATCAAATCGGTCGCATGGTACTATGA
- a CDS encoding B12-binding domain-containing radical SAM protein yields the protein MAIHGDRQPRVLLVNPWIHDFAAFDFWARPLGLLVLGAVLEKAGAPVRLLDLTDPVSPFLPEAAKPRRSRPGAGKFAAQRIPQPAPLPHIERHYRRYGLPPEAADAAAAEFEVPDAVFVTSMMTYWYPGVAETISWIKRTWPGVPVVLGGVYATLLPEHAARSTGADVVATGGIEQCWNQVTDITGISYDIGSETPPAAHHLNPTADSAPLITSRGCPFDCPYCGVKVICRDFVAYDPQRVEEEVRQIVLDLGIHDIGIVDDAFLFNTSRALDILDRIASLETPVRLHAVSGLSCRGLTPEVARGMKKAGFATLRVGLETSDAARQSDWGGKVTTDEFEGAIAALREAGFAANQIGVYVLAGAPGQTRQEIETSVDTVLARGVRPHLAEYSPVPGSQWFEAAQRSSPYDLAEPLFHNPTLMPCGGEEITQAVMWEIKNRINQQVAR from the coding sequence GTGGCGATACATGGCGACCGACAGCCCAGGGTCTTGCTGGTAAACCCCTGGATTCACGATTTCGCGGCCTTCGATTTTTGGGCGCGACCGCTCGGCTTGCTCGTGCTGGGCGCGGTGTTGGAAAAAGCCGGCGCGCCGGTCCGCCTGCTGGATCTAACCGACCCGGTGTCGCCGTTCTTGCCCGAGGCGGCAAAACCAAGGCGGTCTCGGCCGGGCGCCGGGAAATTCGCCGCGCAACGTATCCCGCAGCCTGCGCCCCTTCCGCATATCGAGCGGCATTATCGACGATATGGATTGCCGCCGGAAGCGGCGGACGCGGCAGCGGCGGAATTCGAGGTTCCCGACGCCGTATTCGTAACTTCGATGATGACCTATTGGTATCCGGGCGTGGCAGAAACGATTTCCTGGATCAAGCGAACGTGGCCCGGTGTGCCGGTGGTGTTGGGCGGCGTCTACGCTACGTTGCTACCGGAGCACGCGGCCCGATCGACCGGGGCCGATGTCGTGGCGACCGGCGGGATCGAGCAATGTTGGAACCAAGTAACTGATATTACGGGAATCTCTTACGATATTGGGAGCGAGACGCCGCCGGCGGCGCATCACCTCAATCCGACGGCGGATTCGGCGCCGTTGATTACCTCGCGCGGGTGCCCCTTCGATTGTCCGTATTGCGGCGTGAAGGTAATTTGCCGCGATTTCGTGGCCTACGATCCGCAGCGCGTCGAGGAGGAAGTGCGCCAAATCGTGTTGGATTTGGGAATCCACGACATCGGTATTGTCGACGACGCCTTCCTATTCAATACGTCGCGAGCGTTGGATATTCTGGATCGCATTGCCTCGTTGGAGACGCCGGTCCGATTGCACGCGGTGTCCGGGTTGTCGTGCCGTGGGCTCACGCCGGAAGTGGCGCGGGGCATGAAGAAAGCCGGTTTCGCGACGCTACGTGTCGGTTTGGAGACCAGCGACGCCGCGCGGCAGAGCGATTGGGGCGGGAAAGTAACGACCGATGAGTTCGAGGGCGCGATTGCCGCGCTACGTGAGGCCGGTTTCGCGGCGAATCAAATCGGTGTGTACGTGTTGGCGGGGGCTCCGGGGCAGACGCGGCAGGAAATCGAAACTTCCGTGGACACTGTGTTGGCCAGGGGAGTTCGCCCGCATTTGGCCGAGTATTCGCCGGTACCCGGTAGTCAGTGGTTTGAGGCCGCGCAGCGATCCTCACCCTACGATTTGGCGGAACCGTTGTTCCATAATCCGACCTTGATGCCTTGCGGGGGAGAGGAAATAACGCAGGCTGTGATGTGGGAAATCAAGAATCGAATCAACCAACAAGTCGCTAGGTGA
- a CDS encoding response regulator, with the protein MGDKPSVLIIEDESMLATLLHRMIERLGRSAAVATNGSDATDALESRGREIDLIILDYRLPDSLCHEMIERCRRLAPNAKLVLTSGYPLGSMENVVPEDLDGFLPKPFNFTSVKALLEKLFT; encoded by the coding sequence ATGGGAGACAAACCAAGCGTCTTGATAATCGAAGACGAGTCCATGTTAGCCACGCTCCTGCATCGCATGATCGAACGGCTCGGCCGATCAGCCGCCGTAGCAACGAACGGCAGCGATGCCACTGACGCGTTGGAGTCGCGAGGCCGGGAAATTGACTTGATAATCCTGGATTACCGTCTGCCGGATAGCTTGTGCCACGAAATGATTGAACGTTGCCGTCGGCTTGCTCCAAACGCGAAACTTGTACTTACGAGCGGGTATCCACTTGGGTCCATGGAGAACGTAGTCCCTGAGGATCTCGATGGATTCTTGCCCAAGCCGTTCAATTTCACGTCGGTCAAAGCGTTGCTGGAAAAGTTGTTCACCTAG
- a CDS encoding DtxR family transcriptional regulator — protein MAVDNTANLQMSESLEDYLETIYHLVKQKKVARVKDIAAERSVSMASVSTAMRRLADLDLIHYRQREYIELTPKGESVVRRIVTRHEIMHRFFTEILQVDDKIADEDACQIEHHISDQTVDRLVRLLEFLENCEDGRNLLQLFQSCHTINPELGGCVETCERRRRRRGRETLLCTLADLKPGSRALVARIQAKGAVRQRLIDMGMLPHTEIEVERVAPSGDPIWIRIRGFNLSLRKHEAAGIMVNPV, from the coding sequence ATGGCCGTAGACAACACTGCCAATTTACAGATGTCGGAATCTTTGGAAGATTATCTGGAAACAATATACCATCTTGTGAAGCAAAAAAAAGTCGCGCGAGTGAAGGATATCGCGGCGGAGCGCAGCGTCAGCATGGCCTCTGTTTCAACGGCAATGCGTCGTTTGGCCGATTTGGATTTGATTCACTACCGACAACGCGAATACATCGAGTTGACCCCAAAGGGTGAATCCGTCGTGCGGCGCATCGTGACGCGGCATGAGATAATGCATCGATTTTTCACGGAAATTTTGCAGGTGGATGACAAGATTGCCGACGAAGACGCGTGTCAGATCGAGCACCATATTTCCGATCAAACGGTGGATCGCCTGGTGCGTCTGCTGGAATTTCTTGAGAACTGTGAAGATGGCCGCAACCTGTTGCAGCTTTTTCAGTCATGTCACACGATCAATCCCGAACTCGGCGGCTGCGTGGAGACGTGCGAGCGGCGGCGACGGCGGCGCGGTCGAGAGACGTTGTTGTGCACCTTGGCTGATTTGAAACCGGGATCGCGTGCCTTGGTGGCGCGTATTCAAGCGAAAGGCGCTGTGCGTCAACGTCTGATTGACATGGGCATGCTGCCGCACACGGAAATCGAAGTGGAGCGCGTTGCACCTTCGGGCGACCCGATTTGGATTCGCATTCGCGGGTTCAACCTTTCCCTGCGCAAGCACGAAGCCGCCGGTATTATGGTCAACCCGGTATAG
- the dtd gene encoding D-aminoacyl-tRNA deacylase has protein sequence MRVVIQRVKRASVTVDGEIIGAIGPGLLVLLGVKQGDGERDLEFLVNKTIGLRIFPDEAGKMNRSVLDVGGELLVVSQFTLYGDARKGKRPSFTDAAPPEQAERLYELFCARARERGVAVQTGRFAAMMDVELVNDGPVTILVDSPE, from the coding sequence GTGCGCGTCGTGATTCAACGCGTGAAACGGGCGTCGGTGACGGTGGACGGCGAGATCATCGGAGCCATCGGGCCGGGATTGTTGGTGTTGCTCGGCGTCAAGCAGGGCGACGGCGAGAGGGACCTGGAGTTTCTGGTCAACAAGACCATCGGCCTGCGTATCTTTCCCGACGAAGCCGGCAAGATGAACCGCAGCGTGCTGGATGTCGGCGGTGAGTTGCTTGTCGTGAGCCAATTCACGCTGTACGGCGATGCTCGTAAGGGTAAGCGTCCCAGCTTCACCGACGCCGCGCCGCCGGAGCAAGCCGAGCGTCTTTACGAGCTTTTTTGCGCCCGGGCGCGGGAACGCGGCGTGGCTGTGCAGACGGGTCGCTTCGCGGCCATGATGGACGTGGAACTGGTCAACGACGGGCCGGTGACCATCCTGGTTGACTCTCCGGAATAA
- a CDS encoding FeoB-associated Cys-rich membrane protein, protein MVHLVEYILVVLLVVGAAVYLIWHYAANRKKRAAGVCTGDCATCPYADHESQCVQPSLRNEYLDDPGSKE, encoded by the coding sequence ATGGTGCATCTCGTAGAATACATTCTCGTTGTTTTATTGGTCGTTGGCGCGGCCGTGTATTTGATTTGGCATTACGCCGCGAACCGAAAGAAGCGGGCTGCGGGCGTATGCACGGGCGACTGCGCGACATGCCCCTATGCGGATCACGAATCGCAGTGCGTGCAACCGTCGTTGCGAAACGAGTACCTCGATGACCCCGGTTCCAAAGAATAG
- a CDS encoding response regulator has protein sequence MAVDPNIKILCVDDFSTMRRIIKSLLRQIGLHQVVEADGGATALEILKNEPIELIISDWSMPKVSGLELLRAVRADDRYRLLPFLMIASEEEKDHRANAMESGANEFLVKPFKAHALRVVIEKLIGK, from the coding sequence GTGGCCGTTGATCCAAATATCAAGATCCTATGCGTCGACGACTTCTCCACCATGCGGCGAATCATCAAGAGTCTGCTGAGGCAAATCGGCCTCCACCAAGTCGTTGAGGCGGACGGCGGGGCCACTGCGCTGGAAATTCTGAAAAACGAACCGATTGAGTTGATCATCTCGGATTGGAGCATGCCGAAGGTTTCCGGCCTCGAGTTGCTTCGTGCGGTTCGCGCCGACGACCGCTACCGTCTTTTGCCTTTTTTAATGATCGCGTCGGAAGAGGAAAAAGACCATCGAGCCAACGCCATGGAATCCGGCGCCAACGAATTCCTGGTAAAACCCTTTAAGGCCCATGCCCTTCGGGTCGTTATCGAAAAACTCATAGGTAAATAA